The Nonlabens spongiae genome contains a region encoding:
- the ruvA gene encoding Holliday junction branch migration protein RuvA — MIAQLQGKLVEKNLTDVIIDCGGVGYFVEISLHTYSNIPEGENVKVFTHHLVREDAHRLFGFVDKTEREIFRLLISVSGIGASTARTMLSSMEPDHIAHAIANGDAKTIQSVKGIGAKTAQRVIIDLRDKIIQVLDNPELTVVASNTGREEALSALETLGYLRKQAQKVVDKILSSQPDASVEQLIKEALKQL, encoded by the coding sequence ATGATTGCGCAACTGCAAGGGAAACTGGTAGAGAAGAATTTAACTGATGTGATCATCGATTGTGGTGGTGTAGGATACTTTGTCGAGATCTCGCTGCACACTTATTCTAATATTCCCGAAGGTGAAAATGTCAAGGTTTTCACCCACCATCTCGTGCGAGAAGACGCACATCGACTTTTTGGTTTTGTGGATAAGACAGAGCGTGAGATATTCAGGTTATTGATCTCAGTTTCTGGAATAGGAGCAAGCACTGCGCGTACCATGTTGAGCAGTATGGAACCAGACCATATCGCTCATGCCATTGCAAATGGAGATGCAAAAACCATCCAGAGTGTTAAGGGAATAGGTGCAAAAACGGCGCAGCGGGTCATCATAGACTTGCGGGATAAAATCATACAGGTACTTGACAATCCAGAATTAACAGTCGTTGCAAGCAATACTGGCCGCGAGGAGGCGTTATCTGCATTGGAGACTTTGGGGTATTTACGCAAACAAGCGCAAAAAGTTGTGGACAAGATTCTGTCCAGCCAGCCCGATGCCTCTGTGGAACAACTGATTAAAGAAGCATTAAAACAGCTATAG
- the sov gene encoding T9SS outer membrane translocon Sov/SprA yields MAYSKMMVRFAPWVLCFFYLASALVRRSKHSRFSYSAFAKACLFLIFFLGISIGGNAQETPTTPQDSTSTGSKVGKLRLPDPPSITTMYNYDPNLDRYILDRRFNGYSIGYPFMLTRDEYSKMVLKESMNAYFLEKFKAVQGKTEEDKENQRDLIPNFYVNSDLFTSIFGGNEIDLDPQGSVEVDLGILFNRTDNPSLSPRNRQNLTFDFNQRINLSMVGKVGTRLQVNANYDTQSTFNFQNLVKLEYTPTEDDILQSIELGNVAMPLNSQLIRGSQSLFGVKAELQFGRTRITGIFSEQRSEANTVQAAGGASFNEFDFFSLDYDENRHFFLSHYFRDTYDDALANYPFINNNIQITRVEVWVTNRSNRTEDVRNLVGLQDLGESDPENIGLGDGTPPSGFINVPPGSFPDNANNDFNPRGLTGTAQTVLNQQIRDIGTVGQGFNLPSNSVSEGVDYVSIESARQLDPREYTLNTQLGYISLRQKLNNDEVLAVAYQYTVGGKVYQVGEFANDGVNATEVTEAAGQEQPVVVNNQNLVVKMLKSNLTNVGEPNWDLMMKNIYNLGGSQLSPEDFRLNIFYQYPPELNYITPAPGSMANPALPLPEGVEETTLLRVFNLDRLNQQGDPQPTGDGFFDYVPGLTIDQENGRIIFTTVEPFGKHIFDELSTGSEVYENPNSYNANQAQYVFQEMYETTKAQALEAAEKNKYLIKGEYKSSGQEGIPIGGFNVARGSVVVTAGGRTLQEGIDYTVDYNAGRVIILDQALLNSSTPIQVQTENNSVFNQQTKRFTGINVEHTFSEDFVVGGTLLNLNERPITQKATYGFEPINNTIIGTNLNYSTEVPFFTRLVNKLPNIDTDVESRLSVRGEFAYLFPGTPNGDNFNGQAAAYVDDFEGSQTTIDIMNPNAWSLASTPVDFEGVDPGEPILANGYRRARLAWYAVDPIFYGNQRPDGITDQDVSEYRTRRVLINEIFPNVDIQQGQQQVINTLDLAYYPDERGPYNYNPAAAGTNTLPNPENNWGGIVRQFSSTDFEQTNVEYIQFWVLDPYVNDPTMSDGKIVLNLGSISEDVLKDGRKQFENGLPEDAGEALTTRTDYGKVPSNQSLVYAFDTAGIERNNQDIGLDGLSDLEEVARFPQFDSADPAADNYEYFLAASGDIPERYKRFNNTQGNSPTDVGQNDRGSTTLPDVEDINRDNTMNTIDNYYSYEVNFRDGLQEGDQYVYNILPTRQVELPNGQQIEARWIQFRVPLRQIEDQTVNPGYSRVGNINDFRAIRFMRMYLTGFDTDAYLRFGTLELVRGDYRQYTQNLADENAMPNDNTTFEVQGVNIENNATRDPVNYVLPPGVEREVLNTQNQNIRQNEQSLALRVCELAPLDARAVFKNVRIDMRQYEDLEMFVHADRGGFPTNLLEDDELEAFVRIGLDFTQNYYEIRLPLKVTPAGAGTPGEVWPDANDFKIDLSLLQEIKARVLGDPSLLVNELNFFDQSQLDSSSGAEPNQHRYGIIGNPNFGDVRAMMIGVRNASDGDVCGEVWFNEMRLSGLKNQGGYASIINLDTNFADFATINANGSRSTIGFGAIEQGPNERSRENVTAYDFTTNMSLGMLLPQKWGVKLPFSYSIAEETITPQFDPQFEDIELESRLDNAADDAERDAIREQSEEYTKRQSVNLIGVRKERTGERKPMPYDIENFTFSGSYNQTDQRSFEIEEFQDQSTTVGAQYAYAFPKAEVSPLKKVKFFEGNYWKWLRDLNFNLLPNNFTAAVNIQRQYNIQKFRDLSLDTNPVDLDGDGIPDAQNITLDPLTNRNFTLDNSYSINWDLTKSLKLNLAANNNRIIRSYIDENDVVDESYTLWTDFLDDGIADNHSQQFTATYQLPFDKFPFLAFAKANYSYTADFNWTRNQQQFLDLGDIPNLGNSISNANNHVLNGTLDFEKLYQYIGFEKLKFGAAANTSRSRSRSRSRNRNSNRPPTGQQENNDENKPKIPKKNVGNQLYNTFVGLATAVKRVQINYSQNNGTFLPGYTPDVGFIGTLKPSAGFVYGQQEDIRQEAARRGWLTLFQDFNQQYQETESRNFDFNIKVGLLKDLSLDLTGNRIYQETYAENYRVDPTDLTYQSLTPNTFGNFSISTVMIGTAFNKSTIDDSKTFDTFRSNRLEVAEKLARDFYGNDNFERDDLGFPLGFSRNSQRVLLPSFLSAYEGRDVSKQDNNPFKDIPLPNWNLKYTGLMNLNWFKKRFNRFSINHGYRSSFTVNRFQTNLDFVAGNPNLSYQNQLDNTINASGDFKSANLYFNINLAEQFSPLIKIDFETKRGFTIAAEVIRDRAVSLSFDNNLLTEINGNQYNLGVGYRIKDLRLRTNFGGRSRIIKSDLNLGLEGSVRENITIVRYLDLDNSQATGGQTIYGLKFNADYAFSRALTAIFYYDHTFSEFAISTAFPQTTIRSGITLRYTFGN; encoded by the coding sequence TTGGCATACAGTAAGATGATGGTGAGATTTGCTCCCTGGGTTTTATGTTTTTTTTATCTCGCTTCCGCGCTTGTCCGCCGGAGTAAGCACAGTAGATTTAGTTATTCCGCTTTCGCGAAAGCGTGCCTATTCTTAATATTCTTCTTGGGAATCAGCATAGGAGGGAATGCGCAAGAAACACCCACTACACCACAGGATTCTACCTCTACAGGCTCTAAAGTAGGTAAACTAAGGCTGCCTGACCCTCCCAGCATCACGACAATGTACAATTACGATCCCAATCTAGATCGTTACATTCTGGATCGTAGGTTTAACGGGTACAGTATAGGATATCCATTTATGCTGACACGTGATGAGTACTCAAAAATGGTTCTCAAAGAGAGTATGAATGCATACTTTCTTGAAAAATTTAAAGCTGTTCAGGGCAAGACCGAAGAGGATAAGGAAAACCAGCGCGATCTGATCCCTAATTTTTACGTCAATTCAGACCTTTTTACAAGCATATTTGGTGGAAATGAAATCGATCTCGATCCACAAGGTAGTGTTGAAGTAGATCTTGGGATTTTATTTAATCGTACTGATAATCCCAGTCTGTCACCTCGCAACCGTCAAAACCTCACATTTGATTTCAACCAGCGTATCAATCTAAGTATGGTGGGTAAAGTAGGTACCAGACTTCAGGTAAATGCAAACTACGATACGCAGAGTACCTTTAATTTCCAAAACCTTGTAAAACTGGAATATACGCCTACTGAGGACGATATATTGCAAAGTATCGAACTCGGTAATGTAGCCATGCCGCTCAACTCGCAATTGATACGTGGGTCTCAGAGTCTTTTTGGTGTAAAGGCTGAGTTGCAATTTGGTCGTACGCGTATTACAGGAATTTTTTCTGAACAGCGATCAGAAGCTAATACAGTGCAAGCTGCTGGTGGAGCTTCTTTTAATGAATTTGACTTTTTCTCGCTGGATTATGATGAAAATAGGCACTTTTTCCTATCTCATTATTTCAGGGATACTTATGATGATGCACTGGCAAATTATCCATTCATCAACAACAACATTCAAATTACACGTGTAGAAGTTTGGGTGACTAACCGAAGCAACCGTACGGAAGATGTTAGGAATCTGGTAGGACTTCAGGACTTAGGAGAGTCTGATCCAGAAAATATAGGTCTGGGAGACGGTACTCCTCCCTCTGGCTTCATAAATGTTCCACCTGGAAGTTTCCCTGATAACGCAAATAACGATTTCAATCCGCGAGGTCTTACGGGAACGGCCCAAACAGTGCTGAATCAGCAAATAAGAGATATAGGGACTGTAGGACAAGGGTTCAACTTACCATCCAACTCAGTAAGTGAAGGTGTGGACTATGTTTCAATTGAGAGCGCGAGACAGCTAGACCCAAGAGAATATACCTTGAACACTCAACTCGGTTACATATCTCTAAGGCAAAAACTTAATAATGATGAGGTCCTAGCGGTAGCTTATCAATATACCGTGGGCGGTAAAGTATATCAAGTAGGTGAATTTGCTAATGATGGAGTTAATGCTACTGAAGTCACTGAAGCGGCAGGACAAGAGCAGCCAGTTGTAGTGAATAATCAAAACCTAGTGGTTAAAATGCTTAAGAGCAATCTAACCAATGTAGGTGAGCCCAACTGGGACTTGATGATGAAAAACATCTATAATCTGGGAGGTTCTCAATTATCACCAGAGGATTTTAGGTTGAACATTTTTTATCAGTATCCACCTGAATTGAATTATATAACGCCTGCACCAGGTTCAATGGCAAACCCAGCGTTACCATTACCAGAAGGCGTTGAGGAAACTACCCTGCTACGTGTTTTTAATCTAGACCGATTGAACCAGCAAGGAGACCCACAACCTACGGGAGATGGATTTTTTGATTATGTGCCCGGTCTCACTATTGATCAAGAAAATGGGCGCATCATATTTACAACGGTAGAACCTTTTGGTAAACATATATTTGATGAACTATCTACAGGTAGTGAGGTTTATGAGAACCCAAATTCTTATAATGCCAATCAGGCGCAGTATGTTTTTCAAGAAATGTATGAAACTACAAAAGCTCAAGCTTTAGAGGCTGCCGAAAAAAATAAATACTTAATCAAGGGAGAATATAAATCTTCTGGTCAAGAAGGAATCCCGATAGGCGGATTCAATGTAGCAAGGGGTTCAGTTGTTGTAACGGCTGGTGGTCGCACTCTTCAAGAAGGGATAGATTATACAGTAGATTACAATGCGGGTAGGGTAATAATTCTGGATCAAGCTTTATTGAATTCCAGTACCCCAATTCAAGTTCAAACCGAAAATAATTCTGTTTTCAACCAGCAGACCAAACGATTTACTGGGATCAATGTTGAACATACTTTTAGCGAGGATTTCGTGGTGGGAGGAACTTTACTTAATCTCAACGAAAGGCCTATCACTCAAAAAGCTACCTATGGATTTGAGCCTATTAATAATACGATAATAGGTACTAATCTCAATTATAGTACAGAAGTTCCATTCTTTACAAGACTTGTAAATAAATTACCTAACATCGATACCGATGTAGAGTCCCGATTATCTGTACGAGGAGAGTTTGCTTACCTGTTTCCAGGAACCCCAAATGGCGATAATTTCAACGGTCAAGCCGCAGCCTATGTTGATGATTTTGAAGGTTCACAGACTACCATTGATATTATGAACCCCAATGCTTGGTCGCTTGCGAGTACCCCAGTAGATTTTGAAGGGGTTGATCCAGGAGAACCTATTTTGGCAAATGGCTATCGTAGAGCGAGGCTCGCATGGTATGCAGTAGACCCTATTTTTTATGGAAATCAGCGTCCAGATGGGATAACAGATCAGGACGTTTCTGAATACCGAACCCGTCGTGTATTAATTAATGAGATTTTTCCTAATGTAGATATACAACAGGGACAACAACAAGTGATCAATACACTGGACTTAGCCTATTATCCAGATGAGCGCGGTCCTTATAATTATAATCCTGCCGCAGCAGGTACAAACACGTTGCCTAATCCAGAAAATAACTGGGGAGGAATCGTGCGCCAGTTTTCAAGTACAGACTTTGAACAGACAAACGTAGAATATATCCAGTTCTGGGTTCTTGACCCTTACGTTAATGACCCTACAATGTCTGATGGTAAAATCGTTCTGAACCTCGGGAGTATATCAGAAGATGTCTTGAAAGATGGCCGTAAGCAATTTGAGAATGGTTTACCTGAAGACGCTGGTGAGGCTCTTACCACCCGCACTGATTATGGAAAAGTACCTTCCAATCAATCGCTGGTCTATGCGTTTGATACAGCTGGAATAGAACGTAACAATCAAGATATAGGTTTAGACGGGCTGAGCGATCTAGAAGAAGTGGCTCGTTTTCCTCAGTTTGATTCTGCTGATCCTGCAGCTGATAACTATGAATATTTCCTGGCTGCTTCTGGTGATATCCCAGAGCGTTATAAGAGGTTTAATAATACCCAAGGCAACTCACCCACAGATGTTGGGCAGAACGATCGAGGCAGTACAACCCTACCAGATGTAGAAGATATCAATAGGGATAACACCATGAACACTATTGATAATTATTATTCTTATGAGGTGAACTTCCGTGATGGATTACAGGAGGGCGACCAATATGTTTACAATATTTTGCCTACACGTCAGGTGGAGCTTCCTAATGGGCAGCAAATTGAAGCAAGATGGATACAGTTTAGAGTTCCCCTGCGACAGATAGAAGATCAAACAGTAAATCCAGGTTATTCAAGAGTAGGAAATATCAACGATTTCCGCGCGATACGTTTCATGAGAATGTATCTTACTGGTTTTGATACTGATGCTTATTTGAGATTTGGAACGTTAGAATTAGTAAGGGGAGATTACCGACAGTATACCCAGAATCTGGCAGATGAAAATGCCATGCCTAATGATAATACCACCTTTGAAGTACAAGGGGTAAATATCGAGAACAACGCGACCAGAGATCCGGTAAATTATGTCTTGCCACCAGGTGTGGAGCGTGAGGTGTTGAATACTCAAAATCAGAATATTCGTCAGAATGAACAATCTCTGGCTCTAAGGGTTTGTGAGCTTGCTCCACTAGATGCTAGAGCTGTATTCAAAAATGTACGCATCGATATGCGACAGTATGAAGATCTGGAAATGTTTGTCCATGCTGATCGAGGTGGGTTCCCTACCAATTTGCTGGAGGATGATGAGTTAGAAGCCTTTGTAAGAATAGGATTGGACTTCACTCAGAACTATTATGAAATCAGACTACCTCTTAAGGTCACACCTGCTGGTGCTGGTACACCGGGAGAAGTATGGCCAGACGCAAATGATTTCAAAATAGACCTATCGCTGCTTCAAGAAATCAAAGCTAGAGTTTTAGGAGATCCTTCTTTACTCGTTAATGAATTGAACTTCTTTGATCAGTCTCAATTAGACTCTAGTTCTGGCGCTGAACCTAATCAACATCGTTATGGAATTATAGGGAACCCTAATTTTGGTGATGTACGCGCCATGATGATAGGGGTACGTAACGCTTCTGATGGCGATGTGTGTGGTGAAGTTTGGTTTAATGAAATGCGTTTGTCAGGCCTTAAAAATCAAGGTGGCTATGCGTCGATTATCAATCTCGACACCAATTTTGCGGATTTTGCGACCATCAACGCAAATGGATCGAGAAGTACCATCGGCTTCGGTGCTATTGAGCAAGGGCCTAATGAACGCAGTAGAGAAAATGTGACTGCTTATGATTTCACAACAAATATGAGTCTGGGAATGTTATTGCCTCAAAAATGGGGCGTTAAGCTTCCTTTCTCTTACAGCATTGCAGAAGAAACCATCACCCCACAATTTGATCCTCAATTTGAAGACATTGAACTAGAGAGTCGACTCGACAATGCCGCAGATGATGCAGAGCGTGATGCGATCAGAGAGCAAAGCGAGGAATATACTAAAAGACAAAGTGTCAATTTAATAGGTGTGCGCAAGGAAAGAACTGGCGAGCGTAAACCCATGCCTTACGATATCGAGAATTTTACCTTTTCAGGTTCCTATAACCAGACAGACCAGCGCAGTTTTGAGATTGAAGAGTTTCAAGATCAAAGTACTACGGTAGGTGCTCAATATGCCTATGCATTTCCTAAAGCAGAAGTTTCTCCGCTAAAGAAAGTGAAGTTTTTTGAAGGCAATTACTGGAAGTGGTTGCGTGACCTCAATTTCAATTTGCTGCCTAACAACTTTACAGCAGCAGTAAACATTCAGAGACAATATAATATCCAGAAGTTCCGTGATTTATCTCTTGATACAAATCCTGTAGATCTAGATGGAGACGGTATACCTGATGCACAGAACATAACGCTCGATCCACTTACTAATCGCAATTTCACCCTGGATAACAGTTACTCGATCAACTGGGATTTAACAAAGTCGCTCAAGCTCAACCTAGCCGCAAACAATAACCGTATCATCCGCAGCTACATTGATGAAAATGACGTGGTAGATGAGAGCTACACATTGTGGACTGACTTCCTAGACGACGGGATCGCAGACAATCACTCACAGCAGTTTACCGCGACCTATCAGTTACCGTTTGATAAGTTTCCTTTTCTCGCTTTCGCGAAAGCGAACTACTCATACACTGCAGACTTTAACTGGACTCGTAACCAGCAACAATTTCTTGATCTAGGTGATATCCCGAATCTAGGAAACAGTATTTCAAATGCAAATAACCACGTCCTGAATGGGACACTGGATTTTGAGAAGCTGTATCAATATATAGGTTTTGAGAAACTCAAATTTGGCGCAGCAGCAAACACCTCGCGTAGTAGATCGAGAAGCAGGTCCAGAAACCGCAATAGCAACAGACCACCTACCGGTCAGCAGGAAAATAATGACGAGAACAAGCCGAAGATTCCTAAAAAGAACGTTGGAAATCAATTGTATAATACGTTTGTAGGGCTCGCAACTGCGGTAAAAAGAGTTCAGATCAACTACTCTCAGAATAATGGTACCTTCCTACCAGGTTATACTCCAGACGTAGGTTTTATAGGAACGTTGAAGCCCTCAGCTGGATTTGTTTACGGTCAGCAAGAAGATATAAGACAAGAGGCAGCGCGTAGAGGATGGTTGACTCTATTTCAAGATTTTAATCAGCAATATCAAGAGACGGAATCCCGTAACTTTGATTTCAATATCAAGGTAGGTTTGCTCAAAGATTTATCCCTGGATCTCACCGGTAATAGAATTTATCAAGAGACTTATGCAGAGAACTACCGCGTTGATCCTACTGATTTGACATACCAGTCACTCACCCCTAATACATTTGGTAACTTCAGCATATCGACTGTTATGATCGGGACTGCGTTTAACAAGAGCACTATCGATGATTCAAAAACCTTTGATACCTTCAGATCAAATAGACTAGAAGTTGCAGAGAAACTCGCCAGAGATTTTTACGGAAATGATAACTTTGAGCGTGATGACTTAGGCTTTCCTCTAGGTTTTTCACGTAACAGCCAGCGCGTACTATTGCCTTCATTCTTATCTGCATATGAAGGAAGGGATGTAAGTAAACAAGATAACAATCCATTTAAGGACATTCCATTACCTAACTGGAATTTAAAATATACGGGATTGATGAATCTGAATTGGTTCAAAAAACGATTCAATAGATTCTCCATCAACCACGGTTACCGTTCTTCATTTACAGTAAACCGTTTCCAGACCAATCTTGATTTTGTTGCTGGGAATCCTAACCTGAGTTATCAGAACCAACTCGATAATACGATTAACGCTAGTGGTGATTTCAAATCGGCTAATCTCTACTTCAATATAAATCTAGCAGAACAATTCAGTCCACTCATAAAGATTGATTTTGAAACAAAAAGAGGCTTTACCATAGCTGCAGAGGTTATTAGAGATCGTGCCGTTTCTTTAAGTTTTGACAATAATCTCCTCACTGAAATCAATGGAAACCAATACAATCTAGGAGTGGGATATCGCATTAAGGATTTAAGGTTGCGTACTAATTTTGGTGGGAGAAGCCGTATTATTAAAAGCGATCTGAATCTGGGATTAGAAGGAAGCGTGCGTGAGAATATAACCATCGTGCGTTACTTAGATCTGGACAATAGTCAAGCGACAGGCGGTCAAACCATTTATGGGTTGAAGTTCAATGCAGATTATGCTTTTAGTAGAGCTTTGACAGCGATATTCTACTACGATCATACCTTTTCTGAGTTTGCCATTTCTACCGCGTTTCCTCAAACGACTATACGAAGTGGAATTACACTAAGGTATACTTTCGGAAATTGA
- the gcvH gene encoding glycine cleavage system protein GcvH: MNIPADLRYTKDHEWIKIEGGTATVGITDFAQGELGDIVYVEVETVDETLDQEEVFGTVEAVKTVSDLFLPLTGEIVEFNETLEDEPELVNSDPYGAGWMIKIKFSDASEIEELLSADAYKELVG; encoded by the coding sequence ATGAATATTCCAGCAGATTTAAGATACACTAAAGATCACGAGTGGATCAAAATAGAAGGAGGTACCGCAACAGTAGGAATCACTGATTTTGCTCAGGGAGAGCTAGGTGATATCGTTTATGTTGAGGTAGAAACCGTTGATGAAACCCTTGATCAAGAAGAGGTCTTTGGAACTGTTGAAGCTGTGAAAACAGTTTCAGATTTGTTCTTGCCACTTACTGGTGAAATTGTGGAATTCAATGAAACTCTAGAAGATGAGCCAGAGTTAGTAAACTCTGATCCTTATGGAGCTGGCTGGATGATCAAGATCAAATTTTCTGACGCATCAGAAATAGAAGAATTATTGTCAGCTGATGCCTACAAAGAGTTAGTAGGATAA
- a CDS encoding VanZ family protein, producing MSRLLSFCAPLLTTVVIYGSLTANPDVPIVFEDYTDKIYHLIAYLLLMLSWFLFFKNRYLSTQFSAKRMLWTDLLTFERSIVIGAATLCFVIGSVIELAQGYLVKNRSMEWDDILANTIGILFATVILFLIDMLFIKSSKKNAL from the coding sequence ATGTCCAGGCTGCTCAGTTTTTGCGCCCCTCTGTTAACAACGGTCGTGATCTATGGATCACTTACGGCAAATCCTGATGTACCTATTGTATTTGAAGACTACACTGATAAAATCTATCATTTAATCGCTTATCTTTTACTGATGCTATCCTGGTTTTTATTCTTTAAGAACCGGTATCTGTCGACCCAATTCTCTGCAAAAAGAATGTTATGGACAGATTTATTGACATTTGAAAGGAGCATTGTTATTGGAGCAGCTACTCTATGCTTTGTCATAGGCTCCGTGATTGAACTGGCTCAAGGTTATTTAGTCAAAAATCGATCTATGGAGTGGGATGATATATTGGCAAATACAATTGGCATCTTATTTGCAACAGTAATTTTGTTCTTAATTGATATGCTTTTCATCAAGTCTTCAAAAAAGAATGCTTTATAA
- a CDS encoding energy transducer TonB, with amino-acid sequence MEKKKSESADLRKNITLYALTGLAFMLLVAWQGLEYETVTIEEEPEVVVYEEPVIEEEIPITQMLETPPPPPPPPPAPEVIEVVENDVEIEEVIIEDTETDIEEEIVEVEDVAEEAGPEEVIADVPFAIIENVPIYPGCEDMKTNADRKKCMSEKITRFVNREFDTGLANELGLDGRQKINVQFKIDSKGNVVGIQSAAKHPRLKQEAARVIQKLPKMTPGMQRGKPVGVIYALPIIFQVQD; translated from the coding sequence ATGGAAAAAAAGAAATCAGAGTCGGCAGACTTGAGAAAAAACATAACGCTTTATGCCCTGACAGGGTTAGCGTTTATGCTTCTCGTGGCTTGGCAAGGTCTTGAATATGAGACAGTAACTATTGAAGAAGAGCCAGAAGTTGTAGTTTATGAAGAGCCAGTAATTGAGGAAGAAATCCCTATTACTCAAATGTTAGAAACACCTCCACCTCCACCTCCACCGCCACCAGCTCCTGAAGTAATCGAGGTAGTTGAAAATGATGTGGAGATTGAAGAGGTGATCATTGAAGACACTGAAACCGATATCGAAGAAGAAATCGTAGAGGTAGAAGACGTAGCTGAAGAGGCTGGACCTGAAGAAGTAATTGCTGATGTCCCTTTTGCCATTATTGAAAATGTGCCGATCTACCCTGGTTGCGAGGATATGAAAACAAACGCAGATCGTAAGAAGTGCATGAGTGAGAAAATCACGCGATTTGTAAACCGTGAGTTTGATACAGGTCTTGCCAACGAGTTGGGTCTTGATGGTCGTCAAAAAATTAACGTTCAGTTCAAGATTGATTCAAAAGGAAATGTAGTAGGAATCCAAAGTGCTGCTAAGCACCCTAGATTGAAACAAGAAGCAGCTCGTGTAATCCAAAAGCTGCCTAAAATGACTCCAGGGATGCAACGTGGTAAGCCAGTAGGTGTAATCTACGCACTACCGATTATCTTCCAAGTACAAGATTAA
- a CDS encoding energy transducer TonB encodes MSNFNNTGAATPRELDRVASKKAINTKVNKTVNFLLGFCLSVLTIYLIVELNTQVKENTTSTYTTKTLKTESNMGEYRIAKSEPKQTVKKAVEKKPTPPVEHKVDVTKPPVIDNTADDSFADQLNAVESGPDDSSPIETGISDTVDSKPSGPATSNVNIVSEVPLFPGCSSSLDREDRIECLNLKMGKFVQRWFDTSHTDNLNGRDQVRISVMFTINVNGEIQDIQIQAPNKELEREARQVISRLPKITPGKMNGEPVNVTYTLPIVYRVND; translated from the coding sequence ATGAGCAATTTTAACAACACGGGTGCTGCAACACCCAGAGAGTTGGATCGTGTAGCTTCAAAAAAAGCGATTAACACAAAGGTGAACAAGACCGTCAATTTTCTTTTAGGCTTCTGTTTATCGGTTCTGACCATTTACTTAATTGTAGAGCTAAACACTCAGGTTAAAGAAAACACGACTTCCACCTATACCACCAAAACCCTCAAAACGGAGTCAAACATGGGCGAGTACCGCATTGCTAAAAGCGAGCCTAAGCAAACGGTTAAAAAGGCTGTTGAGAAAAAACCAACTCCTCCCGTCGAGCACAAAGTAGACGTTACCAAACCACCAGTAATCGATAACACCGCAGATGATAGCTTTGCTGACCAGCTCAATGCCGTAGAATCTGGACCAGATGATAGTTCTCCTATAGAAACAGGTATTTCTGATACAGTCGACTCTAAACCTTCTGGACCAGCCACCTCAAACGTAAATATCGTTTCAGAAGTTCCTTTATTTCCCGGGTGTAGCAGTAGTCTAGATCGAGAAGATCGCATTGAATGCCTAAATCTAAAAATGGGAAAATTTGTCCAGCGCTGGTTTGATACAAGTCATACAGATAATTTGAATGGTCGCGATCAAGTGCGTATTTCAGTCATGTTCACCATTAATGTAAATGGAGAAATACAGGATATTCAGATCCAGGCGCCTAATAAGGAACTAGAACGAGAGGCAAGACAAGTGATTTCTAGATTGCCGAAAATAACTCCTGGTAAAATGAATGGCGAGCCGGTGAATGTGACCTATACGCTACCCATTGTGTATCGAGTTAATGATTGA